The Lacipirellula parvula genome window below encodes:
- the argC gene encoding N-acetyl-gamma-glutamyl-phosphate reductase, with product MVRVAILGATGYSAKEAIRLLLAHPHAQITALTTRQDDLPHLGDVHPSLRGRLDLRLENLNAAQLAERADCAFCCLPHAASAEVIKEILPLGMRAVDLSADYRLNDPAVYKKWYDHDHPDAARMAKTVYGLPELYRERIPKSQLVANPGCYPTSTILPLAPLLKAGLISPDGIIVDSKSGVSGAGRTPKLNFHYPEANESFSAYGVGTHRHMPEIDQVLSDFGGKTTEVIFTPHLVPMDRGILTTTYSTPTKPVDAATILAELRKFYANEPFVRVVDGLPTTKDVTNTNYCDLTARVVRGRVVTISVIDNLIKGAAGAAVQNFNLMYGFEETTAL from the coding sequence ATGGTTCGAGTTGCCATCCTCGGCGCTACCGGATATTCCGCCAAAGAAGCGATCCGGCTGCTACTGGCGCATCCCCACGCCCAGATCACGGCGCTCACCACTCGCCAGGACGATTTGCCCCATCTCGGCGACGTCCACCCGTCGCTGCGCGGTCGGCTCGACCTGCGGCTTGAGAATCTGAATGCCGCTCAACTCGCCGAGCGCGCCGACTGTGCGTTCTGCTGCCTGCCGCACGCCGCCAGCGCCGAAGTGATCAAAGAGATTCTCCCGCTCGGCATGCGTGCGGTCGACCTCAGCGCCGACTACCGCCTCAACGATCCGGCCGTCTACAAAAAGTGGTACGACCACGATCACCCCGACGCGGCGCGGATGGCCAAGACGGTCTACGGCCTGCCGGAACTGTACCGCGAGCGGATTCCAAAGTCGCAATTGGTCGCCAACCCTGGCTGCTACCCGACGTCGACGATCCTCCCCCTCGCGCCGTTGCTGAAGGCTGGCCTGATTTCGCCAGACGGCATCATCGTCGACAGCAAGAGCGGCGTCAGCGGCGCTGGTCGCACGCCGAAGTTGAACTTCCATTACCCGGAAGCGAACGAAAGCTTCTCGGCCTACGGCGTCGGCACCCACCGCCACATGCCGGAGATCGACCAGGTGCTGTCCGACTTCGGCGGCAAGACGACCGAGGTGATCTTCACGCCGCACCTCGTGCCGATGGATCGCGGCATCCTGACCACGACTTACTCGACGCCGACCAAACCGGTCGACGCCGCCACGATCCTTGCCGAGCTCCGCAAGTTCTACGCGAACGAGCCGTTCGTCCGCGTCGTCGACGGCTTGCCGACGACCAAGGACGTGACCAATACGAACTACTGCGACCTCACCGCTCGCGTCGTTCGCGGCCGCGTGGTGACGATCAGCGTGATCGACAATTTAATCAAGGGCGCCGCCGGGGCAGCGGTGCAAAACTTCAATTTGATGTACGGCTTCGAGGAAACGACGGCGCTCTAA
- the allB gene encoding allantoinase AllB, with protein sequence MSSSPQRFAVASRRVVTPEGTRAAAIVINNGKIEAIVEREAVPAGIPLEDFDGLVISPGIVDAHVHINEPGRTDWEGFETATRAAAAGGVTTLIDMPLNSSPVTTTLAALEEKRAAAEGKCWVDVGFHAGLVPGNIEDVELLLDAGVCGVKAFMCDSGLDEFPATGEREFRQVLPLLAKRRVPLLVHAELAEENAAETEIRSYADWLASRPESFERNAINLLRALCAEYLAPIHVVHLASGPLTSHFFWAKQDGLPLTVETCPHYLHFYAERLEDADPRFKCAPPIRRKEDRQRLWEALIAGVIDTIGSDHSPCPPDMKHLASGDWQSSWGGISSVELTLPIVWRGLRTQIIPFARVAQWLSANPARLVGLADRKGRIAVGCDADLCVWNHEEEWTVVGEQLQHRHKLTPYEGERLRGRVKRTYVRGQLAYDDGVFPAGPIGELLRRPLTN encoded by the coding sequence ATGAGTTCCTCACCACAGCGTTTCGCCGTCGCCAGCCGCCGCGTCGTGACGCCAGAAGGAACTCGCGCCGCGGCGATCGTGATCAACAACGGCAAGATCGAAGCAATCGTCGAGCGCGAAGCCGTCCCCGCCGGCATTCCGCTCGAAGACTTCGACGGCCTCGTGATCTCCCCCGGCATCGTCGACGCCCATGTTCACATCAACGAGCCGGGCCGCACCGACTGGGAAGGGTTTGAAACCGCCACCCGCGCCGCTGCCGCCGGCGGCGTGACGACGCTTATCGACATGCCGCTAAACAGTTCGCCGGTGACGACGACGCTGGCGGCGCTAGAAGAGAAGCGTGCCGCTGCGGAAGGCAAATGTTGGGTCGATGTAGGCTTTCATGCGGGCTTGGTGCCCGGCAACATCGAGGACGTTGAATTGCTCCTCGACGCCGGCGTTTGCGGCGTGAAGGCGTTCATGTGCGACTCGGGGCTCGATGAGTTTCCTGCCACGGGCGAGCGCGAGTTCCGCCAAGTCTTACCGTTGCTAGCAAAACGCCGCGTGCCGCTGCTAGTGCACGCCGAACTCGCCGAAGAGAATGCTGCGGAGACCGAGATCCGTTCGTACGCCGACTGGCTCGCCTCGCGTCCGGAGTCGTTCGAACGCAACGCGATCAATCTCCTGCGAGCCCTCTGCGCCGAGTATCTGGCGCCGATCCACGTCGTCCACCTCGCCAGCGGCCCACTGACCAGCCACTTTTTTTGGGCGAAGCAGGATGGCCTGCCGCTCACGGTTGAAACGTGCCCCCACTATCTTCATTTCTACGCCGAACGACTTGAGGACGCCGATCCGCGGTTCAAGTGCGCCCCGCCGATTCGTCGTAAGGAAGACCGCCAACGGCTGTGGGAAGCGCTCATCGCCGGCGTGATCGACACGATCGGCTCCGACCACTCCCCCTGCCCTCCCGACATGAAGCATCTCGCCAGCGGCGATTGGCAATCGTCGTGGGGCGGCATCAGCTCCGTCGAGCTGACGCTGCCGATCGTGTGGCGCGGCCTCCGCACGCAAATCATTCCCTTTGCGCGCGTCGCCCAGTGGCTCTCCGCGAATCCGGCTCGCTTGGTCGGCCTCGCCGATCGCAAGGGACGCATCGCCGTCGGCTGCGACGCCGACCTCTGCGTTTGGAATCACGAAGAAGAATGGACCGTCGTCGGCGAGCAGTTGCAACATCGCCATAAGCTCACCCCGTACGAAGGCGAACGGCTCCGCGGCCGCGTGAAACGCACCTACGTCCGCGGCCAGCTCGCGTACGACGACGGCGTGTTCCCCGCCGGCCCGATCGGCGAACTGCTTCGCCGCCCGCTCACAAACTGA
- a CDS encoding flavoprotein: MSAPREILVGVTGGIAAFKTAALVSDLVQSGVGVTVVMTGGARKFIGEATFRALTGRPVATRSFPRDDHPLGPHIQLARQAELLCIAPTTANFLAKAAHGIADDLLSTLLLSFTGPVILAPAMNKEMWTKPAVQRNVAQLREDGYHFVGPSEGWQSCRERGVGRMAEPAEIAAEVRRLLEQSKPV, from the coding sequence ATGTCCGCGCCACGTGAAATTCTGGTCGGCGTCACCGGCGGCATTGCCGCATTCAAAACGGCGGCGCTCGTCAGCGACTTGGTGCAGTCTGGCGTTGGCGTCACCGTCGTGATGACCGGCGGAGCCCGGAAATTCATCGGCGAAGCAACCTTTCGCGCGCTCACCGGTCGCCCTGTCGCCACGCGTTCGTTCCCGCGAGATGATCATCCGCTCGGGCCGCATATTCAGCTTGCCCGCCAGGCTGAGCTCCTTTGCATCGCGCCGACCACGGCCAACTTCCTGGCGAAGGCCGCCCACGGCATCGCTGACGACTTGCTTAGCACGCTGTTGCTGTCGTTCACCGGTCCGGTCATCCTGGCCCCCGCGATGAATAAAGAAATGTGGACGAAGCCCGCGGTGCAGCGGAACGTCGCCCAGCTTCGCGAAGACGGCTACCACTTCGTCGGCCCATCAGAGGGTTGGCAGAGCTGCCGCGAACGCGGCGTCGGCCGCATGGCCGAGCCGGCGGAAATCGCCGCCGAAGTCCGCCGTTTGCTCGAACAATCGAAGCCCGTTTAA
- the gmk gene encoding guanylate kinase produces the protein MIAAKPGKLVVISGPSGVGKSTVVREVLKKLGHAIRLSVSATTRPPRPGERDGIDYYFLTDAEFQRRRGEGEFLECIEVFGRGHWYGTLWSEVRSSLSQGKWVILEIDVDGAGEVLRQFPEAVTVFIRPDSVEELERRLRSRGTENEDAVQRRLAVARHELQLSSQYSHQVVNDTVDQAVDQISDILRSRGLEPEA, from the coding sequence ATGATTGCCGCCAAGCCCGGAAAGCTCGTCGTTATTTCCGGCCCGTCGGGCGTCGGCAAAAGCACGGTGGTACGGGAAGTCTTGAAGAAGCTCGGCCACGCAATCCGGCTGAGCGTTTCGGCCACCACCCGCCCCCCCCGCCCGGGCGAGCGGGACGGAATCGACTATTACTTCCTGACGGACGCCGAGTTCCAGCGCCGCCGCGGCGAGGGCGAATTTCTCGAATGCATCGAGGTTTTCGGCCGCGGCCACTGGTACGGCACCCTCTGGAGCGAGGTGAGGTCTAGTCTCTCCCAGGGAAAGTGGGTAATCTTAGAGATCGACGTGGATGGCGCCGGGGAGGTTCTGCGCCAGTTTCCCGAAGCGGTGACGGTCTTTATCCGTCCCGATTCGGTCGAAGAACTGGAGCGCCGTCTTCGCTCGCGCGGCACCGAGAACGAGGATGCGGTGCAACGTCGACTGGCCGTCGCGCGACACGAGTTGCAGCTCTCGAGCCAGTACTCTCACCAAGTTGTGAATGACACGGTCGACCAGGCGGTCGACCAAATTAGCGATATTTTGCGGAGTCGGGGCTTAGAACCCGAGGCGTAG
- a CDS encoding DNA-directed RNA polymerase subunit omega, with protein sequence MIDALKEEEIVNKVGGRFKLSTLIQKRLAAINSGARPLVDFRSDDKMEIVVQEILQDKIFLDATNRVVTAADHRPLGGPPEFDLSSL encoded by the coding sequence ATGATTGACGCACTGAAGGAAGAAGAGATCGTCAACAAGGTCGGCGGCCGTTTTAAGCTGTCGACGTTGATTCAAAAGCGGTTGGCCGCCATCAACTCCGGCGCCCGCCCGCTCGTCGATTTCCGCAGCGACGACAAAATGGAGATCGTCGTCCAGGAAATCCTGCAAGACAAGATCTTCCTCGACGCGACGAACCGGGTCGTCACCGCCGCCGATCATCGCCCGCTGGGCGGTCCGCCGGAATTCGATCTGTCGTCGCTGTAG
- a CDS encoding M20 family metallo-hydrolase, producing MDLKVDIARCSAELDRLAQFSDVPAPAVQRIVFTETDLAARAYLVGLFEEAGLKVRHDTVGNIFARWEGTDPTLPPVATGSHTDAIPYSGKYDGTVGVLGGLEAIRTLQRAMRAAGFTPAVPRRSIELVMFTSEEPTRFAYGCLGSRLLSGQLPPDAAAKLTDADGQNLDNVRQSAGFTGPLADVKLQPGHYSAFAELHIEQGPLLERANLDIGAVTAIAAPAALRVRYTGPGGHAGGVMMADRRDPLLAASRLALEVDAAARESGSPDTVGTVGVLDVHPRAVNSIPRDVLLEIDVRDIDGPRRDRVLERIKQKAKQFGDELGVPTTIEMINADPPATSDPAIVAAIEQSCVDAKLTHQRMVSRAYHDSLFMSLVCPIAMIFIPCRDGMSHRPEEYSSPAAIRAGIEVLARTLYQLAQ from the coding sequence GTGGACCTGAAAGTTGACATCGCACGCTGCTCCGCGGAGCTCGACCGCCTCGCCCAATTTTCCGACGTTCCCGCCCCCGCCGTCCAGCGGATCGTCTTCACTGAAACCGATCTCGCGGCCCGCGCCTACCTCGTCGGCCTATTCGAAGAAGCTGGCCTGAAAGTGCGGCACGACACCGTCGGCAACATCTTTGCTCGTTGGGAAGGAACCGACCCCACGCTGCCGCCGGTCGCCACCGGCTCGCACACGGACGCGATCCCCTACTCCGGCAAGTACGACGGCACCGTCGGCGTCCTCGGCGGCCTAGAAGCCATCCGCACGCTTCAGCGTGCCATGCGAGCCGCGGGGTTCACCCCCGCGGTCCCCCGCCGCTCCATCGAGTTGGTGATGTTCACCTCCGAGGAACCGACCCGCTTCGCTTATGGCTGCCTCGGCAGTCGCCTACTCAGCGGCCAACTCCCCCCCGACGCCGCCGCGAAGCTCACCGACGCCGACGGCCAAAACCTCGACAACGTCCGCCAGAGCGCCGGCTTCACCGGCCCGCTCGCAGACGTAAAGCTCCAGCCCGGCCACTATTCAGCCTTCGCCGAACTCCACATCGAGCAAGGCCCGCTGCTCGAACGTGCGAATCTCGACATCGGCGCCGTCACCGCGATCGCCGCCCCCGCCGCACTGCGCGTCCGTTACACCGGCCCCGGCGGCCATGCCGGCGGCGTGATGATGGCCGACCGCCGCGATCCGCTCCTCGCCGCCTCGCGACTCGCGCTCGAAGTCGATGCCGCCGCCCGCGAGTCAGGCAGCCCCGACACGGTCGGCACTGTCGGCGTTCTCGACGTTCACCCCCGCGCGGTCAACAGCATCCCCCGCGACGTGCTGCTCGAAATCGACGTCCGTGACATCGACGGCCCGCGCCGCGACCGTGTGCTTGAGCGTATCAAACAAAAAGCGAAACAGTTCGGCGACGAACTCGGCGTGCCGACGACGATCGAAATGATCAACGCCGACCCGCCGGCGACGAGCGATCCGGCCATCGTCGCCGCGATTGAACAGTCGTGCGTCGACGCCAAGCTCACGCACCAACGAATGGTCAGCCGCGCGTACCACGACTCGCTGTTCATGTCGCTTGTCTGCCCGATCGCGATGATTTTCATCCCCTGCCGAGACGGGATGAGCCACCGCCCGGAAGAATATTCGTCCCCCGCAGCCATCCGCGCAGGTATCGAGGTTCTGGCTCGGACGCTTTATCAACTAGCTCAATAA
- the argJ gene encoding bifunctional glutamate N-acetyltransferase/amino-acid acetyltransferase ArgJ → MPEQLPKGFRAAGIYSGVKENTSRLDLSLLVSDAPCVAAGVYTQNLVFAAPVKLCRERTPSETVRAVVINSGNANACTGDLGDRDAKAMAARVAEVCGFADTDVLVLSTGVIGELMPMEKIIPGIEKVATFLGRDEDSLVNAARGMMTTDTRPKISSRIVTIDGQTISICGVAKGAAMIGPNLATMLAVVMTDARISLQDAQEGLKDAADESFNCISVEGHTSTNDSVLFLANGAAGGPELKGDALAKFQATLVEVCEDLAQSIPADGEGASHLITVEVHGCRTRDEAIQIAKTVADSPLVKTAIAGNDPNWGRIVSAAGYAGVQFDASKVCLHLNGSLLYERGQPVPFDGDAVSREMEADRNTGVVLLFDEGEASARFWTSDLTAEYVRLNADYRT, encoded by the coding sequence ATGCCCGAGCAACTTCCCAAAGGCTTTCGCGCCGCCGGCATCTACAGCGGCGTGAAGGAGAATACGTCGCGACTCGACCTGTCGCTGCTGGTCTCCGACGCCCCCTGCGTCGCCGCCGGCGTCTACACGCAGAACCTCGTGTTCGCCGCGCCGGTGAAGCTCTGCCGCGAGCGGACCCCCAGCGAAACAGTGCGGGCGGTCGTCATCAACTCCGGGAACGCCAACGCCTGCACCGGCGATCTCGGCGATCGTGATGCGAAGGCGATGGCCGCCCGCGTCGCCGAAGTCTGCGGCTTCGCCGACACCGACGTGCTGGTCCTCTCGACCGGCGTCATCGGCGAATTAATGCCGATGGAAAAGATCATCCCCGGCATCGAGAAGGTCGCCACGTTCCTCGGCAGGGACGAAGATTCGCTCGTCAACGCCGCCCGGGGAATGATGACGACCGACACGCGGCCGAAGATTTCAAGCCGCATCGTTACCATCGACGGCCAGACGATCTCGATCTGCGGCGTCGCGAAGGGCGCCGCGATGATCGGCCCGAATCTGGCGACAATGCTCGCGGTGGTGATGACCGACGCGCGAATCAGCCTACAGGATGCGCAGGAAGGGTTGAAAGACGCCGCCGACGAGTCGTTCAACTGCATCAGCGTCGAAGGCCATACGAGCACGAACGACAGCGTCCTCTTCCTCGCCAACGGCGCCGCCGGCGGTCCAGAGTTGAAGGGCGATGCGCTCGCGAAGTTCCAGGCGACGCTCGTGGAAGTCTGTGAAGATCTCGCGCAATCGATCCCCGCCGACGGCGAGGGCGCTTCGCACCTCATCACCGTCGAAGTCCACGGCTGCCGCACTCGCGACGAAGCAATCCAAATTGCGAAGACGGTCGCCGACAGCCCGCTAGTGAAAACCGCCATCGCCGGCAACGATCCAAATTGGGGCCGCATCGTCTCGGCCGCCGGTTACGCCGGCGTGCAGTTCGACGCCTCAAAAGTCTGCCTCCACCTCAATGGCTCGCTCCTCTACGAGCGCGGCCAACCTGTCCCTTTCGACGGCGACGCCGTCTCGCGCGAAATGGAAGCCGACCGCAACACGGGCGTCGTGCTGCTATTCGACGAAGGCGAAGCCTCGGCCCGCTTCTGGACCTCGGATCTCACCGCCGAGTACGTCCGCCTAAACGCCGACTACCGCACGTAG
- a CDS encoding GNAT family N-acetyltransferase: MSVEIRPAAVADLPAMLVLVRELAEYERLAHAMVATVESFEAALFGERPTAEALVAHVDGEMVGYAIYFQNFSTFVGRAGIYLEDLYVRPERRGGGIGKKLLARVAQVAAERQCQRLEWVVLDWNKPSIEFYKSLGAEPLDEWTIFRMTPEAIKKLAGSSTA; this comes from the coding sequence ATGAGCGTAGAAATTCGACCTGCGGCGGTCGCCGACTTGCCGGCGATGCTGGTGCTCGTCCGTGAACTCGCGGAGTACGAGCGACTGGCCCACGCGATGGTAGCGACGGTGGAGAGTTTTGAGGCGGCGCTGTTCGGCGAACGGCCGACGGCCGAGGCCTTGGTCGCGCACGTCGACGGCGAGATGGTTGGGTACGCGATCTACTTTCAGAACTTCTCGACGTTCGTCGGTCGCGCCGGTATTTACCTGGAAGACCTTTACGTTCGACCTGAGCGGCGCGGCGGGGGCATCGGTAAGAAGTTGTTAGCGCGCGTCGCACAGGTGGCCGCCGAGCGCCAGTGCCAACGGCTGGAGTGGGTTGTGCTTGATTGGAACAAGCCGTCGATCGAGTTCTACAAGAGCTTAGGCGCCGAGCCGCTCGATGAGTGGACCATCTTCCGGATGACTCCGGAGGCGATCAAAAAACTAGCGGGCTCATCAACCGCTTGA
- a CDS encoding PEP-CTERM sorting domain-containing protein (PEP-CTERM proteins occur, often in large numbers, in the proteomes of bacteria that also encode an exosortase, a predicted intramembrane cysteine proteinase. The presence of a PEP-CTERM domain at a protein's C-terminus predicts cleavage within the sorting domain, followed by covalent anchoring to some some component of the (usually Gram-negative) cell surface. Many PEP-CTERM proteins exhibit an unusual sequence composition that includes large numbers of potential glycosylation sites. Expression of one such protein has been shown restore the ability of a bacterium to form floc, a type of biofilm.), translated as MRRIFAWPLAAASFAIAFVTLAPSPAQAVQINGLGFTDHTHGGFNVSPVIVESPFFAAVRDTTGGNTDYTTVPAGGLIGSIKTPNHPSTTLSAGPSTTVSGRVTVTGNATSAGVDLTPGTADDWLDGNSLPAGVTLSYDVSFTISSANGNNLVGTAGNTSNGLGISNGSSNTGLLDTGEVLNFSAITTSNYAWGGTPTESFAFTPISHGTPKFNSFRSFNFDESINEAVTLSDGTNTWGFGAATGTIQSGIKMENDFSATFTPAGGDVPLTMTMGAATSFGLKGFRLSIPVSYDIVANAPTINADFSGDGIVDGADFLIWQQNFGLASAALQNQGDANGDGAVNDLDLTAWKDNFGAGIPAPPVSAVPEPATAALVVIAGLAAFASRKRR; from the coding sequence ATGCGCCGCATTTTTGCTTGGCCGCTTGCCGCGGCATCGTTCGCCATTGCATTCGTTACGCTCGCGCCGTCGCCTGCTCAGGCCGTGCAGATCAACGGCCTCGGCTTCACCGATCACACGCATGGCGGGTTCAACGTCTCTCCCGTCATCGTCGAATCGCCCTTCTTTGCCGCCGTCAGGGATACGACGGGCGGCAACACCGATTACACAACAGTGCCAGCCGGCGGATTAATCGGCAGCATCAAGACTCCCAACCATCCTAGTACAACGCTCTCGGCCGGACCGAGCACGACGGTGAGTGGCCGCGTCACCGTGACCGGCAATGCGACGTCCGCTGGCGTCGATCTGACGCCAGGCACCGCCGACGACTGGCTGGACGGCAACAGTCTGCCTGCCGGCGTCACTCTGAGCTACGACGTCTCGTTCACAATCTCGTCGGCCAACGGCAACAACTTGGTTGGTACGGCCGGCAATACGTCGAACGGCCTCGGCATCTCCAACGGGTCGAGCAACACTGGTCTACTCGACACTGGTGAAGTCCTCAACTTCAGCGCCATCACCACCTCGAATTACGCCTGGGGTGGAACGCCGACTGAATCCTTTGCGTTCACGCCCATTTCGCATGGCACGCCTAAGTTCAACTCCTTCCGCTCGTTCAACTTCGACGAGTCGATCAACGAAGCCGTCACGCTCTCCGACGGCACGAACACCTGGGGTTTTGGGGCCGCCACTGGCACGATTCAAAGCGGCATCAAAATGGAGAACGACTTCAGCGCCACGTTTACGCCAGCCGGCGGCGATGTGCCGCTGACGATGACGATGGGCGCCGCCACCAGCTTCGGCCTCAAGGGGTTTCGGCTGAGCATTCCCGTCTCGTACGACATCGTCGCCAACGCCCCGACGATCAACGCCGACTTCAGCGGCGACGGCATCGTCGATGGCGCCGACTTCCTGATCTGGCAGCAGAATTTCGGCCTCGCCAGCGCAGCCCTGCAGAATCAAGGCGATGCGAACGGCGACGGCGCCGTCAACGACCTCGATCTGACCGCCTGGAAGGACAACTTCGGCGCCGGCATCCCTGCCCCGCCGGTGAGCGCCGTTCCGGAACCGGCGACGGCCGCCCTCGTAGTCATCGCTGGCTTGGCAGCCTTCGCGAGTCGCAAGCGGCGGTAG
- the pucL gene encoding factor-independent urate hydroxylase — MPHQVWTQSYGKSRVRLAKVDRDTDVHQYTELSVDVELDGDFDAVYTQGDNSLALPTDTMKNTVYAFARELDPCELETFAWTLGSHFVENFDHISHAAIKITETPWERLVIDGEAHPHAFSGSSTERNTCHAVITAPPKEGEEPEGAIECGLEGLTLLKTTDSGFSKFLKDQYTTLPEVNDRIFATTLSAKWVYNDTPDNWRAIRERIRTILIREFSARFSPSVQATLFEMASAVLDAEPAVEEINLTMPNLHRHLINLASFDLDNPNILFLPTDEPHGNITASICRERAEDAHAHDHDHG; from the coding sequence ATGCCACACCAAGTCTGGACCCAAAGCTACGGAAAATCCCGCGTTCGTCTCGCCAAGGTCGATCGCGACACCGACGTTCACCAGTACACGGAGCTCTCGGTCGACGTCGAACTCGACGGCGATTTCGACGCCGTGTACACGCAGGGCGACAACTCGCTCGCCCTGCCGACCGACACGATGAAGAACACAGTCTATGCGTTCGCTCGCGAGCTCGATCCGTGCGAACTCGAAACCTTCGCGTGGACGCTCGGCAGTCACTTCGTCGAAAACTTCGACCACATCTCGCACGCGGCGATCAAAATCACCGAAACGCCCTGGGAGCGACTGGTGATCGACGGCGAGGCCCACCCGCACGCCTTCAGCGGCAGTTCCACCGAGCGGAACACCTGCCATGCCGTCATCACGGCCCCGCCGAAGGAAGGCGAAGAACCGGAAGGCGCCATCGAGTGCGGGCTCGAAGGGCTCACGCTGCTCAAGACGACCGACTCGGGCTTCTCGAAGTTCCTGAAGGACCAGTACACGACGCTGCCCGAAGTGAACGATCGCATTTTCGCGACGACCCTCTCGGCGAAGTGGGTCTACAACGACACGCCCGACAATTGGCGAGCAATTCGCGAACGGATCCGCACGATTCTTATCCGCGAATTCTCGGCACGCTTCAGCCCCTCAGTGCAGGCGACGCTCTTCGAAATGGCCTCGGCCGTGCTCGACGCCGAACCCGCCGTCGAAGAGATCAACCTGACGATGCCAAACCTCCATCGCCATCTGATCAACCTGGCGTCGTTCGACCTCGACAATCCGAACATCCTGTTCCTGCCGACCGATGAACCGCACGGCAACATCACCGCGAGCATCTGCCGCGAGCGAGCGGAAGACGCGCACGCTCACGACCACGATCACGGCTAG
- a CDS encoding phosphopantothenoylcysteine decarboxylase has translation MARILITSGPTRQYLDPVRYLTNASSGRMGAALAAAALELGHDVTIVSGPVEVPYPATAEVIPVVSTEEMLAAARTAFARCDGLIGAAAPCDYRPERVEDQKIAKTGAPLLLHLLETDDVVATLAAEKGARWVVGFALETDDHRLRALAKLERKRCDLMVSNGVAAMNSLENEVEILDPHGAVLRAAAGSKESVAREILAVIQERLINPEMPSPAND, from the coding sequence ATGGCCCGCATCCTCATCACCTCCGGACCGACGCGGCAGTACCTCGACCCGGTTCGTTATCTCACGAACGCCTCCAGCGGCCGCATGGGCGCCGCCCTCGCCGCCGCGGCCCTGGAACTGGGCCACGACGTGACGATCGTCTCCGGCCCCGTCGAAGTCCCCTACCCCGCCACTGCGGAAGTCATTCCGGTCGTCTCCACTGAGGAGATGCTCGCCGCCGCCCGCACCGCGTTCGCACGCTGTGACGGCTTGATCGGCGCCGCCGCTCCTTGCGACTACCGCCCCGAGCGGGTCGAAGATCAGAAGATCGCCAAGACCGGCGCCCCGCTGCTGCTCCACTTGCTCGAAACCGACGACGTCGTCGCCACGCTCGCCGCCGAAAAAGGCGCCCGCTGGGTCGTTGGCTTCGCGCTCGAAACCGACGACCATCGCCTGCGGGCCCTGGCGAAGCTCGAACGCAAACGCTGCGACCTGATGGTTTCCAACGGCGTCGCGGCGATGAACTCGCTGGAGAACGAAGTCGAGATCCTCGACCCGCACGGCGCCGTTCTCCGCGCGGCCGCTGGCTCGAAGGAATCCGTCGCCCGCGAGATCCTGGCGGTCATCCAGGAACGGTTGATTAATCCCGAGATGCCCTCGCCCGCCAACGACTAA